One window of the Nicotiana tabacum cultivar K326 chromosome 4, ASM71507v2, whole genome shotgun sequence genome contains the following:
- the LOC107832036 gene encoding agamous-like MADS-box protein AGL12 → MARGKVQMKRIENPVHRQVTFCKRRAGLLKKAKELSVLCDAEIGLFIFSAHGKRYELATKGTMQGLIEKYLKSTRGAEVAEEAKDIQALDPKGEINMLKHEIEVLQRGLSYMYGGGAGTMTLDELHSLEKYLELWMFHIRSAKMDIMFQEIQLLKNKEGILQAANKYLQDKIEEQYPVTNMTSTLTDFQCPLTVQNEIFQF, encoded by the exons ATGGCTCGTGGAAAGGTTCAGATGAAAAGGATAGAGAACCCGGTTCACAGGCAGGTGACTTTCTGCAAACGGCGAGCAGGGCTTCTTAAGAAGGCGAAGGAGCTGTCCGTGTTGTGCGATGCTGAAATTGGTCTTTTCATTTTCTCCGCCCATGGAAAGCGCTATGAACTCGCCACTAAAGG GACAATGCAAGGGCTGATTGAGAAGTACCTGAAGTCAACCAGGGGAGCTGAGGTGGCTGAGGAAGCCAAAGATATACAAGCTCTG GATCCAAAAGGGGAGATCAACATGCTGAAGCATGAGATTGAAGTACTCCAGAGAGGCTTAAG CTACATGTATGGAGGAGGAGCTGGAACAATGACATTGGATGAATTGCATTCACTTGAAAAATACCTTGAACTTTGGATGTTTCATATTCGTTCAGCAAAG ATGGATATCATGTTTCAAGAGATCCAGTTGCTGAAGAATAAG GAAGGGATACTACAAGCTGCAAACAAATATTTACAGGATAAG ATAGAAGAACAATACCCTGTAACTAACATGACATCGACTTTGACTGACTTTCAATGCCCACTAACTGTACAAAATGAGATATTCCAGTTCTAA